In the Vanessa atalanta chromosome 13, ilVanAtal1.2, whole genome shotgun sequence genome, aaattaaactatgctaaaataaatacctaactATCTTAAATAATCGTGTCAACATGTTGAAAACCTGCCCCTAAaatcttacattaaaattttcataaaacaataataaaattataatgtaaaaacacatttaaaattgcagctatatctatatatcaaaTTCCTCTCCTCGAACCGTCAAAAGACCTCATCAAAACATCACAGCGAATCGCACATTCAGCGTAAAGTCAAGAGGATCGTAAAGAAGCctatcgaaaaaaataaatagtcaagGCAATAGTGCCAAGAAAAAATAGGCCCAACAACTAAGGGCGCATGTGACGCGAGGCGTCGCGCACGTAGCTTTCGATGAAGTCTATAACGGCcgcaaattaaaactaaaacaaattaacattgTAAAAGTCACAGTTGCTTTGATTTTTGGCTCGTGTACAGTATGAATTGTTGTAGCATGGCTTATGGTCTACTTGGGAGGCGGGTAAGGCTGGTAGGCCTCGTCGGGCGACGCTGCCGTCGACGCGTGCTCGCTCTCCATCGGCATCTGGATGATGGGTGGAGTCGGCCCCGTGAAGTATTGATACGGGTGCGATGTAAAGTACTGAAATTTGAaaagtaagatattatttatgatttctttgaatcaaataataaagcgaGTGACTAGATTTAATTGAGTGCATCAAGCGATTTAACGGCACATTTGTAAATGCGAGTATTACTGCATATTCACACTCACGTATAACTCATTTTCCGGCCTTAAGCTGTCCCAGTTTACCTGGAAAACAGAGAGAACCTTCAGTCGTTTAGTCTTTGTTTATGTTGACTgatatttctttgtattatttgtttaaagtagATATTAAATAATGGCCGGAATTATTCGAAATGTCATTTAAAGCACTGtcgtaatgttttattgaattatattgcgggtatatgaatacttttaatatcgatgttttaatgctattttaatgttttaaaatattcaaagtaacTAACGTATTGGCTAGGCACGGTGTCGATTGGTATGTGTGCGGGATGCGGCGCGTGCGGGGCGTGCGGCGCGTGGTGCGCGGGGTGCGCGGGCGGGATGAGCGCGGCGTACGGCGCCAGCCAGGCCGCGGGGTGGGCTGCGTGGTGGTGGTGATGCAGCTGCGGGTGGAACGCCGCTACGCCGTACACGCCGCTGCCGCGGTACACGCCCGCACACTCGCCGCCTGCTCCCGCGCCTCCCACGCCACTCGCGTACACGCCGGTCACACTCATTGCCTGCAACACGGATAGATAGCATTTCatagttatttaatacaattgttGTAAATTTGTTGTGCATAATATAATGATGAAATACACAACACTCAACACTACACAATAATCAACAGTTGCTGTAAATGTCGATATTACTTGCCAGTTGCCCTAGGCAGTGTAAGTATAACTGGAATAGAGTGGAAAGcatgaatttgtattttttaaacttgtattctaaagttaaagttaaataatgtcTTTcgtgatatatttgttttagtacCTGAGTGATCGATTCGTTATTGTCTCGCCATGCTCGACCACCATTATCATTTTGCTTATTATATAAAGCCTTTTTCTTATTGCCACCATCGGCAAACTTAACTAGCAAAGGCTCCTTAGCGCCTGGTATCGGATTTCCATTAAACATCTGAAAATAtaagaacattattatattcactattttaatgttaatagcaatgtagatttttattacaaaaatgtatatctcACTTGGATGATTTGCTCGCATTTTTCTCTAGACTCCATCCTTGCAAAACCAACTCCTTTGCTATGTCCATGGGTATCCCTAAGGATCCTCGTAGACACCACTTGACCAAACTTTGCCAACAGTTGGTCCACATCATTCTCCTTGAAGTGCGGTGGCAAGTTGGCCATGTAAAGGTTGGTGGGATCTTGTTCCTGTTGCTGTAAAATCCCACGGAAGTTGTTCAAGTAAACATTCCTGATTCTTTACAATACATTAACTATCTTCGGAATAAGAATCAgactttttaacaaattttatttttaatatagttttttattaatgttattctgttactatttaaagatttaataaaacttttttttcaataatatgattttaacgcaaaataaacaaattaatatttgtttaatttaattaaagaagtcaatatgaaaacaatagaattaaataatccTTCATGTTCTGTTAGTATTCCTCGAGATGTCCAAGGTTATTTCAGAGTAAATTGATATTAGCTTGAAGCTAGCGTAGATTATCTAGACACTTAAGCCAGCTGTGACGTAAATCAGCGGATTGGATCTAATatgctatattattattattatgtaggtGTTATCAACGACATGGGCATATACATCAGCATAGAGTTTATGAAGCTTGTTAAAGTCGCATACacactaatttaatattgaaagcaTAGAAATACCCAGAGCCCAGTAGCGAAATACATTGTTATACCGCTGAAGCAAACGATAATAGTATAGAATTAACAGGATGAAACAATGTCTGAAGTAAGTAAGCGTTATAATTGCGCTGAATTTGCGTAGGTACCATTGAAAGGGTTTGTAAATACTTACAATACGATAATGTCACACAGTTCTGTTTGAGAATACGTTGATACGAAAATATCTCGTGATGATCCCCAAATTAAACTGATAAATGAATGATTAGATACTTTTTAAACCAAATCCTTTATCAATCGCCCGTTTAATGTCAATGATCTGAACTCTGGACCTACGTCAAGCTAAAGAGGATCCAAACATCTATAGTCAATATGTGACTTACACGATATCTAAATATTGATTTCCAAATGTGGAACAGGATATTGATGCTACTATATGCAAAGGTTGTTCAAATCTAGCAAAACAtttacagtatatttataaaacacggCTTTAAAATGCTTAGTTAAATATCATAGCATTTCTTTAACAGTAAATGGGGAAATACTAAAGCTATAAGTAAGGGTAGGCGGATAATAGGACCGGACTTGAAAGGTTCTGTGGGTCACGATCCAATCAAACGAATCCATTAGCGACATCGaatcattgtaaaaaataaataaaaataaatttgggtAATCCCTAAattgttaagtaaatattaaaccaatcatttgattattgttattaaaatgaattgacGATAATGGGAGGTCGTTTAAGAAATAAGAAGGTTATTTTGTTACTAATTTCGAATAGTCTTTGAAATGGTATTAATACCGACGTTTTCGATTGTGATATTGGATGAGCGGATAGGGAGCAGGCGGTTAGTCATAATAGTATTACTTGCATGCACAACGTACACGGTTCAGTCTACGCAGGAACCAGATACCCACTTTAGCCATCTGGGCCTGAACACCTTTGGCTTGTAATCCTTTAACAGCAGCCTCCGCAGACGCGATTGTTTCAAAATCTACAAAACCGTAACCtgcgaaaacaaaaataatatgcgTGTATagtaaaaaagtgaaaaaaaaggTTACTGTAAATTGTCCGTGAAACCGATGATTCATGCTTCGAATAACGGATATCTAATTCAAAAAATTACACTTTACAACAACTAGtaagagtaaaaaaattaaaatgttcttctAATGATTTTAGCTTACTTCAAATTTGAGCAATGGCAGGTGAGAAAAGAATAACACAGTGAAATATATTACGTGCGttttctcataaataaaaaataaaacatcagaaTTGAAATTCGTCCGTGCCGAAGTGCAGTATGGTGATGTTGTTTTGAATGATAAACTAAATAcatcaatacataataaataagtaatcttGAACGAGGATGTCATAAGTAATGTTTAGACTGAAACTAGTGTTCGTGCATATATTGGAAAAATTCTCACCATAGATGAATTAGTTTAATGAAGGTATATGGTAttctagaaaatattaatataaattcagttacaaaataatttcccTCTATGGAATTTATATCTTAGgagatacatacataatttaaacataaaatacatacgtGAAAGCTATGCACAGTTTAATATTAGAAGTATGTCGTGGGTTTAGGAAGATATCTATGATAGTGTAAGAGGAAGAAATGTCTATGAATGCTGATTACCTTTAcatttattcgtatttttatcCAATATTGCTTTTGTTGAAATAATGTTGCCATacctgaaaatgaaaaaaaaaattattgattgaGAAAGCATCTTATTGGTAATTAAAGTGACTGAGAAGTGCAATATGCATcgtaaataaaacgttttacaACTTACATTTGGCACATTTGGACGAGGTC is a window encoding:
- the LOC125068518 gene encoding protein alan shepard isoform X1, whose product is MASAGAQFRGGTQQWSAAYTPQPCRYPPPQPQPYAAAPSPYTQHQTLFLQFTSTTMTGGCGATGTRVPTAASPANTASSSSSNSAGGTRSTSLSTAPPPPASSASTTGASGEQLSRTNLYIRGLSQNTSDKDLVQMCQMYGNIISTKAILDKNTNKCKGYGFVDFETIASAEAAVKGLQAKGVQAQMAKVGIWFLRRLNRQQEQDPTNLYMANLPPHFKENDVDQLLAKFGQVVSTRILRDTHGHSKGVGFARMESREKCEQIIQMFNGNPIPGAKEPLLVKFADGGNKKKALYNKQNDNGGRAWRDNNESITQAMSVTGVYASGVGGAGAGGECAGVYRGSGVYGVAAFHPQLHHHHHAAHPAAWLAPYAALIPPAHPAHHAPHAPHAPHPAHIPIDTVPSQYVNWDSLRPENELYYFTSHPYQYFTGPTPPIIQMPMESEHASTAASPDEAYQPYPPPK
- the LOC125068518 gene encoding protein alan shepard isoform X3 translates to MASAGAQFRGGTQQWSAAYTPQPCRYPPPQPQPYAAAPSPYTQHQTLFLQFTSTTMTGGCGATGTRVPTAASPANTASSSSSNSAGGTRSTSLSTAPPPPASSASTTGASGEQLSRTNLYIRGLSQNTSDKDLVQMCQMYGNIISTKAILDKNTNKCKGYGFVDFETIASAEAAVKGLQAKGVQAQMAKQQEQDPTNLYMANLPPHFKENDVDQLLAKFGQVVSTRILRDTHGHSKGVGFARMESREKCEQIIQMFNGNPIPGAKEPLLVKFADGGNKKKALYNKQNDNGGRAWRDNNESITQAMSVTGVYASGVGGAGAGGECAGVYRGSGVYGVAAFHPQLHHHHHAAHPAAWLAPYAALIPPAHPAHHAPHAPHAPHPAHIPIDTVPSQYVNWDSLRPENELYYFTSHPYQYFTGPTPPIIQMPMESEHASTAASPDEAYQPYPPPK
- the LOC125068518 gene encoding protein alan shepard isoform X2; this encodes MASAGAQFRGGTQQWSAAYTPQPCRYPPPQPQPYAAAPSPYTQHQFTSTTMTGGCGATGTRVPTAASPANTASSSSSNSAGGTRSTSLSTAPPPPASSASTTGASGEQLSRTNLYIRGLSQNTSDKDLVQMCQMYGNIISTKAILDKNTNKCKGYGFVDFETIASAEAAVKGLQAKGVQAQMAKVGIWFLRRLNRQQEQDPTNLYMANLPPHFKENDVDQLLAKFGQVVSTRILRDTHGHSKGVGFARMESREKCEQIIQMFNGNPIPGAKEPLLVKFADGGNKKKALYNKQNDNGGRAWRDNNESITQAMSVTGVYASGVGGAGAGGECAGVYRGSGVYGVAAFHPQLHHHHHAAHPAAWLAPYAALIPPAHPAHHAPHAPHAPHPAHIPIDTVPSQYVNWDSLRPENELYYFTSHPYQYFTGPTPPIIQMPMESEHASTAASPDEAYQPYPPPK